In Chanodichthys erythropterus isolate Z2021 chromosome 9, ASM2448905v1, whole genome shotgun sequence, a genomic segment contains:
- the sema3gb gene encoding sema domain, immunoglobulin domain (Ig), short basic domain, secreted, (semaphorin) 3Gb isoform X2, producing MNMMQTLLLILSLCVWGCHGNARTTPRVHLSYKELLETKTIRPFSFSFNTSDYRILHMDQDQGRLYLGSREYLVSLDMQNVNKEPLIIHWPATAQRKGECKLTGKGGQGECANFVRLIEPWNRTHLYTCGTGAYKPICTFINRGWRAEEYLFRLVPGYVDSGKGKSPYDPRQENAAALINGNLYAGVHVDFMGTDPAIFRTLGDRPAVRTEQYDSRWLNEPVFIKIQKIPDSAEKNDDKLYFFFREKSLDASGGSAPSVLARVGRVCLNDDGGQRSLVNKWTTFLKARLVCSVIGADGVETYFDELRDVFIQRTHDERNPIVYAVFSTAGSVFKGSAVCVYSMADIRNVFNGPFSHKHGHNYQWTPYTGKIPYPRPGTCPGGTFTPDLHTTKAFSDEAVNFVRAHPLMYQPIYPIHKRPLVVRTGVDYRFTTIAVDLVDAVDGRYEVLFLGTDRGTVQKVIVLPKDISTTEELILEEVEVFKTPAAVKTLKISSKRQQLYVSSERGLTQVSLHRCAVYGKACSDCCLARDPYCAWDGEHCSAFTPATKRRSRRQDIKHGDPLRQCRGFNAKEKRLRETVQFGVEGSSTFLECQPRSPQATVKWLYQKDGKRKALSRDKEVLKTGHGILLKSLAQSDAGLYHCLATENNFKHTVARISLRILDREIVEALTESDVSVEPEHRRHHSHSHHHLLPPPPPPQSNPPPLQLHPQPEVRLINQYCQSYRQQIQSPPHKAKRNNRRHTGEQEEEELQEK from the exons AGTTACTGGAGACAAAAACCATACGGCCATTCAGTTTCTCCTTCAACACCAGTGACTACCGAATTCTGCACATGGACCAAGACCAAGGCCGGCTCTACCTGGGCAGCCGTGAATATCTGGTCTCTCTAGACATGCAAAATGTCAATAAAGAACCCCTTATT attCACTGGCCAGCAACAGCACAAAGAAAAGGGGAATGTAAATTAACCGGCAAAGGTGGACAG GGAGAGTGTGCTAACTTTGTGCGTCTGATTGAGCCGTGGAACAGGACTCACCTGTACACCTGCGGCACAGGAGCTTATAAACCCATCTGCACCTTCATCAACAGAGGCTGGAGAGCTGAg GAATATCTCTTCCGGCTTGTTCCTGGGTATGTGGACTCTGGAAAAGGAAAGTCTCCTTATGATCCCCGGCAGGAGAATGCAGCAGCTCTGATCA ATGGGAACCTGTATGCTGGGGTACATGTGGACTTTATGGGTACGGATCCAGCCATCTTCAGAACCTTGGGAGACCGTCCCGCTGTCAGAACTGAGCAGTATGACTCCCGATGGCTGAACG AGCCGGTGTTTATAAAAATCCAGAAGATTCCAGACAGTGCGGAGAAGAATGATGATAAGCTTTACTTCTTCTTTCGGGAGAAGAGTTTAGATGCTTCTGGGGGCAGCGCTCCGAGCGTCCTCGCGAGAGTAGGCCGAGTCTGTCTG AATGATGATGGAGGTCAAAGGTCATTGGTGAATAAGTGGACGACTTTCCTCAAAGCAAGACTGGTCTGTTCTGTGATTGGTGCAGACGGTGTTGAGACTTACTTTGATGAACTCA ggGATGTTTTCATCCAGAGGACCCATGATGAACGGAACCCCATCGTGTATGCTGTGTTCTCCACAGCTGG CTCTGTGTTTAAAGgctctgctgtgtgtgtgtactcaATGGCTGACATCAGAAATGTCTTCAATGGACCCTTCTCTCACAAACATGGTCACAACTATCAGTGGACACCCTACACTGGCAAAATCCCCTACCCTCGCCCGGGGACT TGTCCTGGAGGAACGTTCACCCCTGATCTCCACACCACTAAAGCCTTCTCTGACGAGGCTGTGAACTTTGTGCGTGCCCATCCGCTAATGTATCAACCAATATATCCGATACACAAGCGCCCCCTGGTGGTCAGGACTGGAGTTGATTACCGTTTCACCACCATTGCTGTGGACCTGGTGGATGCTGTGGATGGAAGATATGAGGTGCTCTTCCTGGGCACAG ATCGTGGAACAGTCCAAAAGGTGATTGTCTTACCAAAAGACATCAGCACAACAGAAGAGCTCATTTTGGAAGAGGTTGAGGTTTTTAAG ACTCCAGCAGCTGTCAAAACTCTGAAGATTTCTTCTAAAAGG CAACAGTTGTACGTGTCCTCAGAAAGGGGTCTTACCCAGGTGTCCCTGCACAGATGTGCCGTTTATGGCAAGGCTTGTTCAGACTGCTGCCTGGCCAGAGACCCTTACTGTGCCTGGGATGGAGAACACTGCTCTGCTTTCACCCCGGCTACCAAGAG GAGAAGCAGAAGGCAAGATATCAAACACGGAGATCCCTTAAGGCAGTGCAGAGGATTCAACGCTAAAG AGAAGCGTCTGAGGGAGACGGTGCAGTTTGGGGTTGAGGGGAGCAGCACTTTCCTGGAGTGCCAGCCGCGGTCCCCACAGGCCACTGTCAAATGGCTCTACCAGAAGGATGGCAAGCGAAAAGCA CTCAGTCGAGACAAAGAGGTCTTGAAGACCGGGCATGGCATCCTGCTGAAATCCCTCGCCCAATCGGATGCCGGCCTTTATCACTGCCTGGCAACCGAGAACAACTTCAAACACACCGTGGCACGCATCTCCCTACGGATCCTGGACCGGGAGATTGTGGAGGCGTTGACTGAGTCGGACGTCTCTGTAGAACCAGAGCACCGCCGCCACCATTCCCATTCCCATCACCACCTTCTACCCCCACCCCCTCCCCCTCAGTCCAATCCACCTCCTCTCCAGCTCCACCCGCAGCCTGAAGTGCGTCTCATCAACCAGTACTGCCAGTCCTACAGGCAGCAGATACAGAGCCCACCACACAAAGCCAAACGCAACAACCGCAGGCACACAGGAGAACAGGAAGAGGAGGAGCTACAAGAGAAGTGA
- the sema3gb gene encoding sema domain, immunoglobulin domain (Ig), short basic domain, secreted, (semaphorin) 3Gb isoform X1 → MNMMQTLLLILSLCVWGCHGNARTTPRVHLSYKELLETKTIRPFSFSFNTSDYRILHMDQDQGRLYLGSREYLVSLDMQNVNKEPLIIHWPATAQRKGECKLTGKGGQGECANFVRLIEPWNRTHLYTCGTGAYKPICTFINRGWRAEEYLFRLVPGYVDSGKGKSPYDPRQENAAALINGNLYAGVHVDFMGTDPAIFRTLGDRPAVRTEQYDSRWLNEPVFIKIQKIPDSAEKNDDKLYFFFREKSLDASGGSAPSVLARVGRVCLNDDGGQRSLVNKWTTFLKARLVCSVIGADGVETYFDELRDVFIQRTHDERNPIVYAVFSTAGSVFKGSAVCVYSMADIRNVFNGPFSHKHGHNYQWTPYTGKIPYPRPGTCPGGTFTPDLHTTKAFSDEAVNFVRAHPLMYQPIYPIHKRPLVVRTGVDYRFTTIAVDLVDAVDGRYEVLFLGTDRGTVQKVIVLPKDISTTEELILEEVEVFKTPAAVKTLKISSKRQQLYVSSERGLTQVSLHRCAVYGKACSDCCLARDPYCAWDGEHCSAFTPATKRRSRRQDIKHGDPLRQCRGFNAKVEKRLRETVQFGVEGSSTFLECQPRSPQATVKWLYQKDGKRKALSRDKEVLKTGHGILLKSLAQSDAGLYHCLATENNFKHTVARISLRILDREIVEALTESDVSVEPEHRRHHSHSHHHLLPPPPPPQSNPPPLQLHPQPEVRLINQYCQSYRQQIQSPPHKAKRNNRRHTGEQEEEELQEK, encoded by the exons AGTTACTGGAGACAAAAACCATACGGCCATTCAGTTTCTCCTTCAACACCAGTGACTACCGAATTCTGCACATGGACCAAGACCAAGGCCGGCTCTACCTGGGCAGCCGTGAATATCTGGTCTCTCTAGACATGCAAAATGTCAATAAAGAACCCCTTATT attCACTGGCCAGCAACAGCACAAAGAAAAGGGGAATGTAAATTAACCGGCAAAGGTGGACAG GGAGAGTGTGCTAACTTTGTGCGTCTGATTGAGCCGTGGAACAGGACTCACCTGTACACCTGCGGCACAGGAGCTTATAAACCCATCTGCACCTTCATCAACAGAGGCTGGAGAGCTGAg GAATATCTCTTCCGGCTTGTTCCTGGGTATGTGGACTCTGGAAAAGGAAAGTCTCCTTATGATCCCCGGCAGGAGAATGCAGCAGCTCTGATCA ATGGGAACCTGTATGCTGGGGTACATGTGGACTTTATGGGTACGGATCCAGCCATCTTCAGAACCTTGGGAGACCGTCCCGCTGTCAGAACTGAGCAGTATGACTCCCGATGGCTGAACG AGCCGGTGTTTATAAAAATCCAGAAGATTCCAGACAGTGCGGAGAAGAATGATGATAAGCTTTACTTCTTCTTTCGGGAGAAGAGTTTAGATGCTTCTGGGGGCAGCGCTCCGAGCGTCCTCGCGAGAGTAGGCCGAGTCTGTCTG AATGATGATGGAGGTCAAAGGTCATTGGTGAATAAGTGGACGACTTTCCTCAAAGCAAGACTGGTCTGTTCTGTGATTGGTGCAGACGGTGTTGAGACTTACTTTGATGAACTCA ggGATGTTTTCATCCAGAGGACCCATGATGAACGGAACCCCATCGTGTATGCTGTGTTCTCCACAGCTGG CTCTGTGTTTAAAGgctctgctgtgtgtgtgtactcaATGGCTGACATCAGAAATGTCTTCAATGGACCCTTCTCTCACAAACATGGTCACAACTATCAGTGGACACCCTACACTGGCAAAATCCCCTACCCTCGCCCGGGGACT TGTCCTGGAGGAACGTTCACCCCTGATCTCCACACCACTAAAGCCTTCTCTGACGAGGCTGTGAACTTTGTGCGTGCCCATCCGCTAATGTATCAACCAATATATCCGATACACAAGCGCCCCCTGGTGGTCAGGACTGGAGTTGATTACCGTTTCACCACCATTGCTGTGGACCTGGTGGATGCTGTGGATGGAAGATATGAGGTGCTCTTCCTGGGCACAG ATCGTGGAACAGTCCAAAAGGTGATTGTCTTACCAAAAGACATCAGCACAACAGAAGAGCTCATTTTGGAAGAGGTTGAGGTTTTTAAG ACTCCAGCAGCTGTCAAAACTCTGAAGATTTCTTCTAAAAGG CAACAGTTGTACGTGTCCTCAGAAAGGGGTCTTACCCAGGTGTCCCTGCACAGATGTGCCGTTTATGGCAAGGCTTGTTCAGACTGCTGCCTGGCCAGAGACCCTTACTGTGCCTGGGATGGAGAACACTGCTCTGCTTTCACCCCGGCTACCAAGAG GAGAAGCAGAAGGCAAGATATCAAACACGGAGATCCCTTAAGGCAGTGCAGAGGATTCAACGCTAAAG TAGAGAAGCGTCTGAGGGAGACGGTGCAGTTTGGGGTTGAGGGGAGCAGCACTTTCCTGGAGTGCCAGCCGCGGTCCCCACAGGCCACTGTCAAATGGCTCTACCAGAAGGATGGCAAGCGAAAAGCA CTCAGTCGAGACAAAGAGGTCTTGAAGACCGGGCATGGCATCCTGCTGAAATCCCTCGCCCAATCGGATGCCGGCCTTTATCACTGCCTGGCAACCGAGAACAACTTCAAACACACCGTGGCACGCATCTCCCTACGGATCCTGGACCGGGAGATTGTGGAGGCGTTGACTGAGTCGGACGTCTCTGTAGAACCAGAGCACCGCCGCCACCATTCCCATTCCCATCACCACCTTCTACCCCCACCCCCTCCCCCTCAGTCCAATCCACCTCCTCTCCAGCTCCACCCGCAGCCTGAAGTGCGTCTCATCAACCAGTACTGCCAGTCCTACAGGCAGCAGATACAGAGCCCACCACACAAAGCCAAACGCAACAACCGCAGGCACACAGGAGAACAGGAAGAGGAGGAGCTACAAGAGAAGTGA
- the wasb gene encoding WASP actin nucleation promoting factor b encodes MHLIIELCTLSTSLGEHKRPLSKTLLCFQRFDWYCICMLVLLLLYMYEGTRACPRHSESRSTQWFCSSCSLLLCCINIRLEHGSNSSFESFACLKKDSSRYCGPSRGPRRGVLGSDCPFHQGEMSKGKTKGLENMPSSLLSSQENDRLLELLGRRCVTMATAVVQLYMALPHSPTQWSLQHTGVVCFVKDNPKRSYFIRLYDIKEGKMIWEQELYNQMTYSCPMKFFHSFAADDCQVGLNFACETEAEVFRNVTEEKINQRSNRQEKRPHAPSEEKRALQQIPPTNGPVSQPSVMPTVDIQNPDIVASRYRSTPVPTPAPASISKKDKKGKKKGPRLTKADIGAPSGFKHVTHIGWDPNSGFDTNNLDPDLKKLFNSAGISDAQLADKETSKLIYDFIEESGGLDAVKEEMRKQGGPRSAPAPPPPRGGLPQVPGPPGRPPPPTRSPGPPHRGPPPPGGRSGPPPPPPAPASHPPPPPSHSHKPPPPPMGGGAPPPPPPPPPPPPPPSSGTNIPISPGSSAPTPPPPSGGGGGGRGTLLEEIRRGRVLKNVSESPDPNPSAQDESSEGIVGALMMVMQKRSKVIHSSDDEADDGGDEEEEDEWDD; translated from the exons ATGCACTTAATAATAGAGTTGTGTACTTTGTCCACTtcccttggtgagcataaaaggcctctttcaaaaacattattatgttTCCAAAGGTTTGACTGGTACTGTATTTGTATGTTGGTGCTCCTCCTTCTTTATATGTATGAAGGAACACGTGCCTGTCCACGGCATTCTGAGAGCAGATCTACGCAGTGGTTTTGTTCTTCCTGTTCTCTTTTGCTGTGCTGCATTAACATCAGATTAGAACACGGAAGCAACAGTTCCTTCGAATCATTTGCTTGTCTCAAAAAGGATTCAAGCAGGTACTGTGGGCCGAGTAGGGGCCCCAGGCGTGGAGTCCTAGGATCTGATTGCCCATTTCATCAAGGAGAGATGAGTAAAGGAAAAACCAAAGGGTTGGAGAACATGCCCAGTTCTCTCCTCAGCAGCCAGGAGAATGATCGCCTGCTGGAGCTGCTAGGAAGGAGATGTGTG accATGGCCACAGCAGTTGTTCAGTTGTACATGGCTCTACCTCACAGTCCGACCCAATGGAGTCTGCAACATACAGGAGTCGTGTGTTTCGTTAAGGACAATCCTAAGCGTTCATATTTCATCCGGCTCTATGACATAAAG GAAGGTAAAATGATTTGGGAGCAGGAGCTGTATAATCAGATGACATATTCCTGTCCAATGAAGTTCTTCCACAGTTTTGCAGCTGAT GACTGTCAAGTAGGTTTGAACTTTGCCTGTGAAACAGAAGCTGAAGTGTTCAGAAACGTCACAGAGGAGAAGATTAATCAGAGATCCAACCGCCAGG AAAAAAGACCGCATGCTCCATCTGAAG AAAAACGGGCACTACAACAAATCCCTCCAACAAATG GTCCAGTTTCACAGCCAAGTGTAATGCCCACAGTAGACATCCAGAACCCAGATATTGTTGCATCGAGGTACCGCTCTACCCCAGTGCCGACCCCTGCACCGGCTTCAATCtccaaaaaagacaaaaagggaaaGAAGAAAGGCCCAAGGCTCACTAAGGCAGATATTGGAGCTCCTAGTGGATTCAA GCACGTCACTCATATTGGGTGGGATCCAAACTCTGGTTTTGAT ACCAACAATCTCGACCCTGACCTAAAGAAACTGTTTAACAGTGCTGGTATCAGTGATGCCCAGCTGGCAGATAAAGAAACATCTAAGTTAATCTATGACTTCATTGAGGAGTCTGGAGGGCTGGATGCAGTAAAAGAGGAAATGAGGAAACAGG GAGGTCCTCGTTCTGCCCCTGCACCTCCTCCGCCCCGTGGTGGGCTACCCCAGGTCCCAGGCCCACCCGGACGCCCTCCACCACCTACACGCAGTCCTGGACCTCCGCATCGCGGTCCACCTCCACCTGGAGGCCGCTCTGGCCCTCCACCTCCACCTCCAGCGCCAGCCTCTCACCCGCCACCACCACCCAGCCACAGTCACAAGCCACCTCCTCCACCTATGGGTGGAGGTGCACCGCCTCCACCTCCGCCCCCACCTCCTCCCCCACCCCCACCTTCTTCAGGCACTAACATTCCCATTAGCCCTGGCAGCTCCGCTCCaactcctcctcctccttctggtggaggaggaggaggacgaGGAACCTTACTGGAGGAAATTCGTCGTGGACGTGTGCTAAAGAAT GTGTCTGAATCCCCGGACCCTAATCCTTCAGCTCAAGATGAGTCCTCAGAGGGAATTGTGGGAGCTCTGATGATGGTGATGCAGAAAAGGAGTAAAGTTATCCATTCCTCAG ATGATGAAGCCGATGATGGGGGTGAtgaagaggaagaggatgaaTGGGACGATTAA
- the slc38a5b gene encoding sodium-coupled neutral amino acid transporter 5b isoform X1: MELQKLTNGHRQDFQHLEEGESPEREEFLPHKSDGGKPPQFTDFEGKTSFGMSVFNLSNAIMGSGILGLSYAMSNTGIILFLVLLTCIAVLSSYSVHLLLRSAGVVGIRAYEQLGKRAFGHPGKILAALVITLHNIGAMSSYLFIVKYELPLVIQAFLGLHHSSGEWFLNGNYLIVIVSICVILPLALMRQLGYLGYTSGFSLTCMVFFLISVIYKKFNIPCPFDGFTNHTAENISIDGECEAKYFTINQQTAYTVPILAFAFVCHPEVLPIYTELRNPTKRRMQAIANVSILGMFVMYLLTAIFGYLTFYLNTEAELLHTYSKVDPLDTLILCVRLAVLVAVTLTVPVVLFPIRRALLQLLFPDKPFHWVRHISIALCLLFVVNLLVIFVPNIRDIFGIIGATSAPSLIFILPGLFYIRIVSTEPMNSRPKIQAACFTALGFIFMSMSLTFIALDWVYGENRSGGGH, from the exons ATGGAACTTCAGAAACTAACAAACGGTCACCGCCAAGACTTTCAACATCTTGAGGAAGG AGAGTCACCTGAACGAGAGGAGTTTTTGCCACACAAGAGTGATGGAGGAAAACCCCCTCAGTTTACAGAT TTTGAAGGAAAGACGTCATTTGGAATGTCTGTCTTCAACCTTAGCAATGCTATCATGGGTAGTGGGATTCTGGGACTGTCCTACGCCATGTCCAACACTGGTATCATCCTCTTTCT GGTCTTGTTGACCTGCATTGCTGTCTTGTCATCATACTCTGTCCATCTATTGCTGAGGAGCGCAGGGGTTGTGG GTATTCGCGCTTATGAACAACTAGGTAAACGAGCATTTGGACACCCGGGAAAAATACTGGCAGCTCTCGTCATAACATTACACAACATTGGTG CTATGTCTAGCTACCTCTTCATTGTGAAGTATGAATTACCTCTGGTTATTCAGGCTTTCCTTGGCCTTCATCATAGCAGTGG TGAGTGGTTCCTGAATGGCAACTATCTAATTGTCATTGTGTCCATTTGTGTCATCTTGCCACTTGCCCTGATGAGACAGCTTG GGTACCTGGGCTATACCAGTGGCTTCTCTCTGACATGTATGGTTTTCTTCCTGATCTCA GTCATCTATAAGAAGTTCAATATCCCTTGTCCTTTTGATGGTTTCACCAACCACACTGCTGAGAACATATCTATTGATGGTGAATGTGAAGCTAAATACTTCACCATTAATCAGCAG ACAGCCTACACAGTTCCCATCTTGGCCTTCGCTTTTGTATGCCACCCTGAAGTGCTGCCGATCTACACCGAGCTGCGCAA TCCCACAAAGAGACGCATGCAGGCCATTGCCAACGTGTCCATCCTGGGGATGTTTGTCATGTATCTGCTCACTGCCATCTTTGGCTACCTCACCTTTTATT TAAACACAGAGGCAGAACTTCTACACACCTACAGCAAGGTGGATCCTCTGGACACGCTCATCCTCTGTGTGCGTCTGGCCGTGCTGGTGGCCGTGACTCTGACTGTTCCTGTTGTGCTCTTCCCG ATTCGCAGAGCCCTCCTTCAACTTCTGTTCCCCGATAAGCCCTTCCATTGGGTGCGTCACATCTCTATTGCATTGTGTCTCCTTTTTGTTGTCAATCTGCTCGTCATTTTTGTGCCCAACATTCGTGACATTTTCGGCATCATCG GTGCAACCTCTGCTCCAAGCTTGATCTTCATCCTCCCAGGTCTGTTTTACATCCGAATCGTTTCCACCGAGCCAATGAACTCAAGACCAAAAATTCAG GCTGCCTGCTTCACTGCGCTAGGCTTCATTTTTATGAGCATGAGCTTGACGTTCATCGCACTGGATTGGGTCTACGGAGAGAATCGAAGTGGAGGAGGTCACTGA
- the slc38a5b gene encoding sodium-coupled neutral amino acid transporter 5b isoform X2 produces the protein MELQKLTNGHRQDFQHLEEGESPEREEFLPHKSDGGKPPQFTDFEGKTSFGMSVFNLSNAIMGSGILGLSYAMSNTGIILFLVLLTCIAVLSSYSVHLLLRSAGVVGIRAYEQLGKRAFGHPGKILAALVITLHNIGAMSSYLFIVKYELPLVIQAFLGLHHSSGEWFLNGNYLIVIVSICVILPLALMRQLGYLGYTSGFSLTCMVFFLISVIYKKFNIPCPFDGFTNHTAENISIDGECEAKYFTINQQTAYTVPILAFAFVCHPEVLPIYTELRNPTKRRMQAIANVSILGMFVMYLLTAIFGYLTFYLNTEAELLHTYSKVDPLDTLILCVRLAVLVAVTLTVPVVLFP, from the exons ATGGAACTTCAGAAACTAACAAACGGTCACCGCCAAGACTTTCAACATCTTGAGGAAGG AGAGTCACCTGAACGAGAGGAGTTTTTGCCACACAAGAGTGATGGAGGAAAACCCCCTCAGTTTACAGAT TTTGAAGGAAAGACGTCATTTGGAATGTCTGTCTTCAACCTTAGCAATGCTATCATGGGTAGTGGGATTCTGGGACTGTCCTACGCCATGTCCAACACTGGTATCATCCTCTTTCT GGTCTTGTTGACCTGCATTGCTGTCTTGTCATCATACTCTGTCCATCTATTGCTGAGGAGCGCAGGGGTTGTGG GTATTCGCGCTTATGAACAACTAGGTAAACGAGCATTTGGACACCCGGGAAAAATACTGGCAGCTCTCGTCATAACATTACACAACATTGGTG CTATGTCTAGCTACCTCTTCATTGTGAAGTATGAATTACCTCTGGTTATTCAGGCTTTCCTTGGCCTTCATCATAGCAGTGG TGAGTGGTTCCTGAATGGCAACTATCTAATTGTCATTGTGTCCATTTGTGTCATCTTGCCACTTGCCCTGATGAGACAGCTTG GGTACCTGGGCTATACCAGTGGCTTCTCTCTGACATGTATGGTTTTCTTCCTGATCTCA GTCATCTATAAGAAGTTCAATATCCCTTGTCCTTTTGATGGTTTCACCAACCACACTGCTGAGAACATATCTATTGATGGTGAATGTGAAGCTAAATACTTCACCATTAATCAGCAG ACAGCCTACACAGTTCCCATCTTGGCCTTCGCTTTTGTATGCCACCCTGAAGTGCTGCCGATCTACACCGAGCTGCGCAA TCCCACAAAGAGACGCATGCAGGCCATTGCCAACGTGTCCATCCTGGGGATGTTTGTCATGTATCTGCTCACTGCCATCTTTGGCTACCTCACCTTTTATT TAAACACAGAGGCAGAACTTCTACACACCTACAGCAAGGTGGATCCTCTGGACACGCTCATCCTCTGTGTGCGTCTGGCCGTGCTGGTGGCCGTGACTCTGACTGTTCCTGTTGTGCTCTTCCCG tag